From one Paenibacillus sp. FSL K6-1330 genomic stretch:
- a CDS encoding GapA-binding peptide SR1P, with translation MKALTSPEAAKGKANEEWGLIICSRCDEMVDTIPTDGVKIIYGFCGKGECKGTDPQD, from the coding sequence ATGAAAGCGTTAACAAGTCCAGAGGCAGCGAAAGGCAAGGCAAACGAGGAATGGGGCCTGATTATATGCTCCAGATGTGATGAAATGGTGGACACGATTCCAACCGACGGAGTGAAGATCATTTATGGATTTTGCGGTAAAGGAGAATGCAAAGGTACAGACCCTCAAGATTAA